One part of the Dehalococcoidia bacterium genome encodes these proteins:
- a CDS encoding chromate transporter, giving the protein MPSDRSAPDRPPLPAVQSSRPAAVGLWLLFRAFGTIGLISMGGGRFAYYFHELVTRRRWFSEQEMLERLAISQLLPGPNVSNLAVLLGQRLRGFRGAALALIATLGPGALLMLGLSAFYFARGQVPGAGPAFRGIAAAAAGLALGTTVQIGWKSARGLRAALLGLLTLVAVLVLHLPTLLAILLLGALGVLLFRAPLPKRPALLARSAKAAASKGETDGGA; this is encoded by the coding sequence ATGCCCTCCGATCGGAGCGCTCCAGACCGCCCTCCGCTGCCGGCTGTCCAGTCCTCGCGCCCCGCGGCCGTGGGGCTGTGGCTGCTGTTCCGCGCCTTCGGCACGATCGGCCTGATCAGCATGGGCGGCGGCCGTTTCGCCTACTACTTTCATGAGCTGGTCACGCGCCGCCGCTGGTTCAGCGAGCAGGAGATGCTGGAGCGGCTGGCGATCAGCCAGCTCCTGCCGGGGCCGAACGTCAGCAACCTGGCGGTGCTGCTCGGCCAGCGGCTGCGTGGCTTCCGCGGCGCGGCGCTGGCGCTGATCGCCACGCTCGGCCCCGGCGCCCTGCTGATGCTGGGCCTCAGCGCCTTCTACTTCGCGCGCGGGCAGGTGCCGGGCGCCGGGCCGGCCTTCCGCGGCATCGCCGCTGCCGCGGCCGGGCTGGCGCTGGGCACCACCGTGCAGATCGGCTGGAAGAGCGCCCGCGGCCTGCGCGCGGCGCTGCTCGGCCTGCTCACGCTGGTTGCCGTGCTGGTCCTGCACCTGCCCACGCTGCTGGCGATCCTGCTGCTGGGCGCGCTCGGCGTGCTGCTCTTCCGTGCGCCGCTGCCGAAGCGGCCGGCGCTGCTTGCTCGATCGGCGAAGGCAGCGGCGAGCAAGGGTGAAACGGACGGCGGCGCATGA
- a CDS encoding chromate transporter, with amino-acid sequence MSHARDLFDLVLLLVRTSFAAFGGGISVLPEIERVAVGQHHWITTQEFADCYALGALTPGPGMLMVMGIGYKVAGVFGALAAMLSMFLPVGGVAYVAGWRWDKLSHSAWRTALERGIAPVTLGLLLAGSWTLIRASVVDVPTAAIVVAATAALLSRRISPALIVLAGGVAGAVFAR; translated from the coding sequence ATGAGCCACGCGCGCGACCTGTTCGATCTCGTCTTGCTGCTGGTGCGCACGAGCTTCGCGGCCTTCGGCGGCGGCATCTCTGTGCTGCCGGAGATCGAGCGGGTGGCCGTTGGCCAGCATCACTGGATCACGACGCAGGAGTTCGCCGACTGCTACGCGCTGGGGGCGCTGACGCCCGGCCCCGGCATGTTGATGGTGATGGGCATCGGCTACAAGGTCGCCGGCGTGTTCGGCGCGCTGGCGGCGATGCTCTCGATGTTCCTGCCCGTGGGCGGCGTCGCCTACGTCGCCGGCTGGCGCTGGGACAAGCTCAGTCACTCGGCCTGGCGCACGGCGCTGGAGCGCGGCATTGCACCGGTGACGCTGGGGCTGCTGCTGGCCGGGAGCTGGACGCTGATTCGCGCCTCGGTGGTGGACGTGCCCACGGCGGCGATCGTCGTGGCAGCGACCGCCGCGCTGCTTAGCCGCCGCATCAGCCCGGCGCTGATCGTGCTTGCGGGCGGCGTGGCGGGCGCGGTCTTCGCGCGCTGA